A section of the Zavarzinella sp. genome encodes:
- a CDS encoding GTPase, which translates to MSEQPTASVLTGTGRGAIGVISVDLPAWESIKHLFERINQKPFPVSPLTNRYFFVRWLPTGEEMLLVFPNEQWLEIHTHGNPLILEQLLQTLAEHGVTPGLPPTPVGIADPAAWALVPHAKTVRIANILLDQAHGAYVRAMQSNDPAIQEILRKNSSVGAHLLEPWKIALTGATNAGKSSLLNAIAGYERSVVSEVHGTTRDLVEYTGAFYGWVLKFTDTAGIRETSEELESAGILRAKRAIESADLVLHLIDATTLQESPLPQEVTENIIPVFTKADLVPDFVAPPGWELVSATTHRGLEQLIQQIIHRLIPHPPLPGEPVPYLASGNSSLLTTSSL; encoded by the coding sequence ATGAGTGAACAACCCACTGCAAGTGTGCTGACGGGCACCGGTCGAGGTGCTATTGGGGTCATTTCTGTCGATTTGCCCGCGTGGGAATCTATCAAACATCTGTTTGAACGGATCAATCAGAAACCATTTCCTGTGTCACCACTGACCAATCGCTACTTTTTCGTGCGTTGGTTGCCCACTGGGGAAGAGATGCTGTTGGTGTTTCCAAACGAACAGTGGCTGGAAATCCACACGCACGGCAATCCGCTGATTCTGGAGCAGTTGCTGCAAACCCTTGCTGAACATGGAGTTACGCCAGGACTGCCCCCCACCCCCGTGGGAATAGCTGATCCTGCTGCCTGGGCATTAGTGCCCCACGCGAAGACAGTGAGGATTGCCAATATTCTGCTCGATCAGGCCCACGGTGCGTACGTGCGTGCGATGCAATCGAATGATCCTGCCATACAGGAAATTCTGAGAAAAAACTCATCAGTAGGCGCCCACCTGCTCGAGCCATGGAAAATTGCCCTCACCGGTGCCACCAATGCGGGCAAAAGCAGCCTGTTAAACGCAATTGCCGGCTACGAGCGTTCCGTGGTGTCCGAAGTGCATGGCACGACACGGGATCTCGTCGAATACACGGGTGCGTTTTACGGTTGGGTGCTGAAATTTACTGACACTGCAGGGATTCGTGAAACATCGGAAGAACTGGAAAGTGCCGGTATCCTAAGGGCAAAACGTGCGATCGAATCAGCCGACCTGGTGCTGCACCTGATTGATGCCACCACCTTGCAGGAAAGTCCTCTCCCACAAGAAGTTACGGAAAATATCATTCCGGTGTTTACCAAAGCCGATCTGGTGCCCGATTTTGTTGCCCCACCAGGTTGGGAACTGGTTTCTGCCACCACGCACCGTGGGCTGGAACAATTAATTCAGCAAATCATCCATCGATTGATCCCTCATCCACCACTGCCTGGAG
- a CDS encoding dihydrofolate reductase — protein MPTSITLIAACTRTCIIGNAAGIPWRLRNDLQRFRRLTMGHAMLMGRTTAEHIGKPLDGRRNIVLTRQTNWNAAGFEIVHTLDQALEKTRDCPNLMVIGGGQIYDLCYPQADEIFLTIVDVEVDPKLPGTAYFPRQFVRDRTQWQAVARETILPDEKNAIASEFWHFRRTVEGAEDMKEPSLFPTLACES, from the coding sequence ATGCCAACCAGCATTACCCTGATTGCTGCCTGTACCCGTACCTGCATCATTGGCAACGCAGCTGGCATTCCCTGGCGGTTACGGAACGATTTGCAGCGATTTCGAAGGCTGACGATGGGCCATGCAATGCTGATGGGCCGCACCACTGCCGAACATATCGGCAAACCGCTGGATGGCCGAAGAAATATTGTGTTAACCCGCCAAACCAACTGGAATGCTGCGGGATTTGAGATCGTTCACACATTGGATCAAGCGTTAGAGAAAACGCGCGATTGCCCAAACCTGATGGTGATTGGTGGGGGACAAATCTACGATCTCTGTTACCCGCAAGCAGATGAGATTTTTTTAACAATTGTCGATGTGGAAGTAGATCCCAAGTTGCCTGGAACAGCCTACTTCCCCAGGCAATTTGTGCGGGATCGTACCCAGTGGCAGGCAGTTGCTCGGGAAACGATTCTGCCTGATGAGAAAAACGCAATTGCCAGCGAGTTCTGGCACTTTCGTCGCACCGTGGAAGGGGCGGAAGATATGAAAGAACCCTCACTTTTCCCCACGTTAGCGTGCGAATCATGA
- a CDS encoding thymidylate synthase — MDAYLNLLREVRHHGVVKEQRAVLRSDDTRPTVRSIFGRQIRFDLQAGFPLVTTKKMPWKAIVHELIWFLRGETNIAYLQQNRCTIWDEWADAEGNLGPVYGKQWRHWEGPAGEVDQIADLIRNIEKVKANPNASEARRLIVTAWNPADMPDPKVPTGCHTMVQFNVTENRLSAQLYQRSADLFLGVPFNIASYALLVHIIAKLTHLEVGDFIHTFGDAHIYSNHLDAVDDQLTRPPLPLPQLQIIQQLTSIDHLQADWFVLENYQSHPPLRGEVAV, encoded by the coding sequence ATGGATGCCTATCTCAATCTATTGCGTGAAGTGCGGCACCACGGAGTGGTCAAAGAGCAGCGGGCGGTTTTGCGTAGTGATGACACCCGCCCGACGGTGCGTAGTATTTTTGGCAGACAAATCCGCTTCGATCTGCAGGCTGGCTTCCCACTGGTCACCACGAAAAAAATGCCCTGGAAAGCAATTGTCCACGAGCTGATCTGGTTTCTGCGTGGGGAAACGAACATTGCCTATCTGCAGCAGAACCGCTGCACCATCTGGGATGAGTGGGCCGACGCGGAAGGCAATCTGGGGCCGGTTTACGGCAAACAATGGCGACACTGGGAAGGACCCGCTGGTGAAGTCGACCAGATTGCGGACTTAATTCGCAATATTGAAAAAGTGAAAGCGAATCCGAACGCATCGGAAGCCCGCAGGCTGATTGTCACTGCCTGGAATCCGGCTGACATGCCCGATCCGAAGGTGCCCACCGGGTGCCACACGATGGTGCAGTTCAATGTCACCGAAAATCGGCTCTCTGCCCAGTTGTATCAGCGTTCTGCTGACCTGTTTCTTGGCGTGCCCTTTAACATCGCATCGTATGCACTGCTGGTGCATATTATTGCGAAACTGACCCACCTTGAGGTGGGGGATTTCATCCACACATTTGGCGATGCCCACATTTATTCCAATCATCTGGATGCGGTGGACGATCAGTTGACACGTCCCCCACTGCCATTGCCACAACTGCAGATCATTCAACAACTTACGTCGATTGATCATCTCCAGGCTGATTGGTTTGTGCTGGAAAATTATCAGTCCCACCCACCGTTACGTGGGGAGGTTGCTGTTTGA
- a CDS encoding HAD-IIA family hydrolase, whose translation MILQKKAFLLDMDGVLVHGRRPIPGAPEFITTLQKRQIPFLVITNNPIYTPRDLSHRLNSEGIAIPEENLFTSAMATAQFLSTQRPNGTAFVVGESGLTHAMHAAGYTLTNKSPEYVVLGEVNSFSLDQITQAIRLIVAGARFIATNPDPTGPAESGIIPACGAVAAMIQRATGVSPYFVGKPNPLMMRKALATLGTHSDETIMVGDRMDTDVIAGMEAGMDTALVLSGVTTRDMIEKFPYRPTRVFSSVADIPLDETN comes from the coding sequence ATGATTTTGCAGAAAAAAGCCTTTTTACTCGATATGGATGGCGTGCTGGTACACGGAAGGCGACCCATACCGGGGGCACCAGAGTTCATCACCACGTTGCAAAAACGCCAGATCCCCTTCCTGGTGATTACCAACAACCCCATCTACACCCCGCGGGATCTGTCGCACCGCCTGAATTCGGAAGGAATTGCCATTCCGGAAGAAAATCTGTTTACTTCTGCGATGGCGACTGCTCAGTTTCTGTCCACCCAGCGGCCAAATGGTACCGCTTTCGTGGTAGGTGAATCGGGATTGACCCATGCGATGCACGCAGCGGGCTATACACTGACCAATAAATCGCCTGAATATGTTGTACTCGGTGAAGTGAATTCCTTTTCGCTCGATCAGATTACCCAGGCAATCCGTCTGATTGTGGCGGGTGCCAGGTTTATTGCGACGAATCCCGATCCCACCGGACCTGCAGAATCGGGAATTATCCCCGCCTGTGGTGCGGTGGCAGCCATGATCCAGCGGGCAACTGGTGTCAGCCCGTATTTTGTGGGCAAACCCAACCCACTGATGATGCGAAAAGCTTTGGCCACGCTGGGCACCCATTCGGACGAAACCATTATGGTGGGTGACCGCATGGATACCGATGTGATTGCGGGCATGGAAGCCGGCATGGATACCGCCCTGGTGCTGTCTGGTGTCACCACCCGCGATATGATTGAAAAGTTTCCTTATCGTCCCACGCGGGTGTTTTCGTCCGTGGCAGATATTCCCCTGGATGAGACGAACTGA
- a CDS encoding class I SAM-dependent DNA methyltransferase, protein MANNHSEIEKRLWASADELRANSKLKSSEYSVPVLGLIFLRYADHRFTQAEKELAGKGTGRRAIGKEDYQAKGVMFLPPKARFSHLLTLPEGDNIGKAINEAMKAVEAENEELKGVLPKNYTKIENSTLVALLKTFSQLAVDAEGDTFGKIYEYFLGNFARAEGQKGGEFFTPTSLVKLIVQIIEPYHGRIFDPACGSGGMFVQSADFIKAHKHNPSVEISVYGQERVDETRQLCLMNLAVHALSGDIRQGNTYYEDLHECVGKFDFVMANPPFNVDKVDKEKIKDDPRFPLGMPKADNANYLWIELFYSALNANGRAGFVMANSAADARQSEMEIRKKLLLAHAVDVMIAIGPNFFYTVTLPCTLWFLDKGKAKTDRKDKVLFIDARHIFRQVDRAHRKFSPKQIEFIANIVRLYRGETPEFIAGDDEDFPGEEPDLKGTFPKLKYADIAGLCKVATLKEIEAQGYSLNPGRYVGVAEKGDDDFVFAERLEELNEELEVLNSEARELEERIAGNVAKLLEAAT, encoded by the coding sequence ATGGCGAACAACCACTCCGAAATCGAAAAACGACTCTGGGCTTCTGCCGACGAGCTACGGGCGAACAGCAAGCTCAAGTCGTCGGAATACTCCGTGCCCGTGCTGGGATTGATCTTCCTACGCTATGCCGACCACCGTTTCACACAGGCGGAAAAGGAACTGGCGGGAAAAGGAACCGGGCGGCGGGCTATCGGCAAGGAGGATTATCAGGCCAAGGGGGTCATGTTCTTGCCACCCAAGGCCCGCTTCTCTCACCTGCTTACCCTGCCGGAAGGCGATAACATCGGCAAGGCCATCAACGAAGCGATGAAGGCGGTGGAAGCCGAGAATGAAGAACTCAAGGGCGTGCTGCCCAAAAACTACACCAAGATCGAAAATTCAACACTGGTCGCCCTGCTCAAGACGTTCTCACAACTGGCCGTAGATGCCGAGGGGGACACCTTCGGCAAAATATACGAATACTTTCTGGGCAACTTTGCCCGTGCCGAAGGTCAAAAGGGCGGGGAGTTTTTTACTCCCACTTCGCTGGTTAAGCTGATCGTGCAAATTATCGAACCGTACCACGGGCGAATTTTCGACCCCGCTTGCGGTTCGGGCGGTATGTTCGTCCAATCCGCCGACTTCATCAAAGCCCACAAGCACAACCCCAGCGTCGAAATCTCCGTGTATGGTCAAGAGCGGGTCGATGAAACCCGGCAACTCTGCCTGATGAACTTGGCTGTTCATGCCCTCTCTGGCGACATACGGCAGGGGAACACCTACTACGAAGATTTGCACGAATGCGTTGGCAAGTTCGACTTCGTGATGGCCAATCCGCCGTTCAATGTGGACAAGGTTGATAAAGAAAAAATCAAAGACGATCCCCGCTTCCCGCTGGGGATGCCCAAGGCCGACAACGCCAACTACCTCTGGATCGAATTATTTTATTCTGCCCTGAATGCGAATGGGCGGGCGGGCTTCGTGATGGCCAACAGTGCCGCCGATGCCCGGCAATCGGAAATGGAAATTCGGAAGAAATTGCTGCTGGCCCATGCCGTCGATGTGATGATCGCCATTGGCCCGAACTTTTTTTACACCGTCACGCTCCCCTGCACGCTCTGGTTCTTGGATAAGGGCAAGGCCAAGACCGACCGCAAGGACAAAGTATTATTTATCGACGCCCGGCATATCTTCCGGCAGGTGGATCGTGCCCATCGGAAATTCAGCCCGAAGCAAATTGAGTTTATCGCCAATATCGTCCGCTTGTACCGGGGCGAAACGCCCGAATTCATCGCTGGGGATGATGAAGACTTCCCCGGTGAAGAACCCGACCTGAAAGGAACGTTTCCCAAGCTCAAGTACGCCGATATTGCCGGGCTGTGCAAGGTCGCCACGCTCAAGGAAATCGAAGCCCAAGGTTATAGTCTCAACCCCGGTCGCTACGTCGGCGTGGCGGAAAAGGGGGACGATGATTTTGTTTTTGCCGAGCGGCTGGAAGAACTCAACGAAGAACTCGAAGTTCTCAACAGCGAAGCCCGTGAGTTAGAGGAACGCATTGCAGGCAATGTTGCCAAGCTGTTGGAGGCGGCAACATGA
- a CDS encoding restriction endonuclease subunit S — protein sequence MKFKDFVTLQRGFDLPRTQMEEGPHPVVGSTSIIGYHAEFKVSPPGVVTGRSGSLGKVQYLTVPYWPHNTALWVKDFKGNYPRFVYYCIQTLDFAQFNAGAGVPTLNRNHLDSLDVSVPALATQRKIAGVLSAYDDLIENNTRRIAILEEMAQAIYREWFVNFRFPGHEKVKLINSPLGKIPEGWKWAKLKDVCDSVNYGYTASANKEVEVGPRFLRITDIVPTSIDWENVPYCEVDEDDAAKYALGEGNIVIARTGATTGYAKRLHKRHPKSVFASYLVRIVPSEAMGKHYIGLIVESDDYKAFIKRNLGGAAQPQANAQVLTSLDVLVPSPDAIATFDRQIEPMADQKEILQEKNRNLRKTRDLLLPKLIGGQLDVEELDIDAGEPLEAEAE from the coding sequence ATGAAGTTCAAGGACTTCGTCACCCTTCAAAGAGGATTCGACCTTCCTAGAACCCAGATGGAAGAAGGACCACACCCGGTCGTTGGTTCAACTTCGATCATCGGATACCACGCTGAGTTCAAGGTGTCGCCACCCGGCGTTGTCACGGGACGGAGCGGATCACTTGGCAAAGTGCAGTATTTGACGGTTCCTTATTGGCCGCATAACACAGCGCTGTGGGTGAAAGATTTCAAAGGAAATTACCCCCGCTTTGTTTACTACTGCATTCAAACGCTTGATTTTGCACAATTCAACGCTGGTGCTGGCGTTCCGACATTGAATCGAAATCATCTCGATTCACTCGATGTGTCCGTTCCCGCCCTCGCCACTCAACGCAAAATCGCCGGCGTGCTGTCGGCATATGACGACCTGATTGAGAACAACACCCGACGAATCGCCATTTTGGAAGAAATGGCCCAAGCGATTTACCGGGAATGGTTCGTCAACTTCCGCTTCCCCGGCCACGAAAAAGTAAAACTAATCAACTCACCGCTGGGCAAAATTCCAGAGGGGTGGAAATGGGCGAAGTTGAAGGACGTTTGCGATTCGGTCAACTACGGCTACACGGCAAGTGCCAATAAGGAAGTTGAAGTTGGCCCACGGTTTTTGCGAATCACCGATATTGTCCCCACCTCGATTGATTGGGAGAACGTGCCATATTGCGAAGTCGATGAAGACGACGCTGCAAAATACGCTCTCGGTGAAGGGAACATTGTGATTGCCCGCACCGGGGCGACCACGGGATATGCCAAACGACTCCACAAGCGGCATCCGAAATCCGTGTTTGCTTCGTACTTGGTTCGGATCGTTCCCAGCGAAGCGATGGGCAAGCACTACATTGGCCTGATTGTGGAATCCGACGATTACAAGGCGTTTATAAAAAGAAATCTCGGCGGTGCTGCACAGCCGCAAGCTAACGCACAGGTTCTCACTTCTCTCGATGTGCTGGTGCCTTCTCCCGACGCGATTGCTACCTTTGATCGGCAAATCGAACCGATGGCCGACCAGAAAGAGATTCTTCAAGAAAAGAACCGCAACCTTCGCAAGACCCGTGACCTGCTGTTGCCCAAGTTGATCGGCGGGCAACTGGACGTGGAAGAACTCGACATTGATGCCGGGGAACCGCTGGAGGCCGAAGCCGAGTAG
- a CDS encoding YaaC family protein: MTNEPWDFVDLALVRQKKTDAQFYWQQAREFYTVAQGLPVQSAPLLLYYAFMNATKALLSSKGITFNPYHGVAEWKPAAGTKGLTAGVKIKTNGILPSLASYYDEKEPSTQHTLKDILFNLPYIHRTYCLTYTSQSEMFVPIMKPVFVVEQGTKNVYFSAQLSAHYDAAIYTNRLPATFTANNGALLSSLYVEVTSTRKPTAADMTTLATFAKLFRNDLFYINGAQTLWYVKATVKGKNRLLRQSTTLTLAAMHRLSEVCRYAPMELAKYLEGQKNWLLSEFIRMSGTQFIDEIASEITGKNFLVPNVRPAN; the protein is encoded by the coding sequence TTGACCAACGAGCCGTGGGATTTTGTTGACCTCGCCCTTGTTCGCCAAAAAAAGACCGATGCTCAATTTTACTGGCAACAGGCGAGAGAGTTTTACACCGTCGCGCAAGGTCTGCCGGTCCAGTCGGCACCGTTGCTTTTGTATTACGCCTTTATGAACGCAACGAAGGCGCTGCTTTCTTCAAAAGGCATCACCTTCAATCCGTACCACGGCGTCGCAGAATGGAAACCGGCAGCTGGAACGAAGGGACTGACCGCAGGTGTAAAGATCAAGACCAACGGCATTCTTCCTTCACTTGCGTCTTATTACGATGAAAAGGAACCTTCAACACAACACACGCTTAAGGACATACTTTTCAACCTGCCGTACATTCACCGGACCTACTGCCTCACTTACACTTCGCAGTCCGAAATGTTCGTGCCGATTATGAAGCCCGTGTTCGTCGTGGAGCAAGGCACCAAGAACGTCTATTTCTCGGCTCAACTGTCGGCTCATTACGATGCTGCCATATACACCAATCGCCTTCCCGCTACCTTCACTGCGAATAATGGTGCGTTGCTTTCTTCATTGTACGTGGAAGTCACTTCGACACGGAAGCCTACTGCTGCGGACATGACTACCTTGGCGACCTTTGCGAAGTTGTTTCGGAACGATTTGTTTTATATCAACGGGGCACAAACGCTCTGGTACGTCAAGGCGACTGTCAAGGGCAAGAACCGCTTGCTTCGTCAATCAACCACTTTGACGCTTGCCGCCATGCACAGGCTAAGTGAAGTGTGTCGTTACGCCCCGATGGAACTTGCCAAGTACCTTGAAGGGCAAAAGAACTGGTTGCTCAGTGAATTCATCCGAATGTCGGGTACGCAGTTTATTGACGAAATCGCTTCTGAAATCACGGGCAAGAACTTCTTGGTCCCCAACGTGCGACCGGCTAACTGA